The following coding sequences lie in one bacterium genomic window:
- a CDS encoding SLC13 family permease, with protein sequence MTLQIAALFALLAAMVYLFLTEKLPVDLTAFLGLVVLVFAGYVTPAEAFQGFSSPAVITMLSVFILGAALLETGVADLIAAHIHRLVGDSEIRLIVTLMVVAGVLSAFMNNIAATAVLMPAVATLAPRAGLAPSRLFMPLAFGAILGGTTTLVGTPPNILAGQMLSDRGLEPFKLFDFTPLGAAILFLGVIYMLTIGRKLLPTREKSGLTAPRSDDLMQVYQLEDRIFSLRLPQSSPLDGKTLAETRLGNMLGVKVVSIQRGSRRFEPEGGTELRGGDVLVVDGEAARVAELLKLQGVEVQSIPARQLPNVPPGVGGIRALVRSGASVAGKTLGELGFRKRFGIAVAAVGRGNQLFRDRLAGRTLQPGDQILGLGSEQLLERFAEEPDFEVVDTGIGALQELQDELCVLAVSVSSDLVGSTLGRSRLGELVGLTVLGIIRDDEMRLAVPADEIINAGDRLLLTADAAQVDTLADLGGVEIAKTAPDSTLKSDTMVEVAIAPRSRAEGRTLRDLDFRSRYGLLALALWRGGRPIHADLTEVALRFGDALLLHGPREKIRLLASETDFLVLSQADQAPRRSHKASFALGGLVLMIGLVATGFQPIHVAAFTAASLVILAGALTMPEAYRVIEWRAIFLVAAVLPVGFAMERTGAANFLADTVAGTAGPLGPYFVLGALIALASLLSQGLDGAPAVVLLAPVVIEMAERLDLSPYPLMMGVSLAASAAFMTPFSHKANLLVMGAGGYRSSDYLKVGTPLTIFLFILLTLLVPVFFPF encoded by the coding sequence GTGACGCTCCAAATCGCAGCCCTGTTCGCTCTCCTCGCGGCGATGGTGTATCTCTTTCTGACCGAGAAACTGCCGGTCGACTTGACGGCCTTCCTGGGACTCGTGGTCTTGGTCTTCGCCGGCTACGTCACGCCGGCGGAGGCCTTCCAGGGCTTCTCGTCGCCGGCCGTCATCACCATGCTGTCGGTTTTCATTCTCGGCGCCGCGCTTCTGGAGACCGGAGTCGCGGACCTGATCGCAGCTCATATCCACCGCCTGGTCGGTGACAGCGAGATCCGATTGATCGTGACGCTGATGGTGGTCGCCGGAGTTCTCTCCGCGTTCATGAACAACATCGCCGCCACCGCCGTCTTGATGCCGGCCGTGGCCACTCTCGCGCCGCGCGCCGGGCTGGCGCCTTCACGCCTTTTCATGCCCCTGGCCTTTGGCGCCATCCTGGGCGGCACCACGACCCTGGTGGGCACGCCACCCAACATCCTGGCCGGGCAGATGTTGAGCGACCGAGGGCTGGAGCCGTTCAAGCTGTTCGATTTCACGCCGCTCGGTGCGGCGATCCTGTTTCTGGGCGTGATCTACATGCTCACCATCGGCCGCAAGCTGCTGCCGACCCGGGAGAAAAGCGGGCTGACCGCGCCCCGGTCGGACGACCTCATGCAGGTCTATCAGCTCGAGGACCGGATTTTCTCGCTTCGCCTACCCCAGAGCTCGCCTCTCGACGGCAAAACCCTGGCCGAGACCCGGCTCGGCAACATGCTCGGAGTCAAGGTGGTTTCGATTCAACGCGGGAGTCGACGGTTCGAGCCGGAGGGCGGCACCGAGCTTCGGGGTGGCGACGTTCTGGTCGTGGACGGCGAGGCCGCGCGCGTCGCCGAGCTGCTCAAGCTGCAGGGAGTCGAGGTGCAGTCCATACCGGCACGCCAATTGCCGAATGTGCCGCCCGGCGTCGGTGGGATCCGGGCGCTCGTCAGATCGGGTGCCAGCGTAGCGGGCAAGACGCTCGGTGAGCTGGGATTCCGGAAACGCTTCGGTATCGCGGTCGCCGCCGTCGGCCGCGGCAACCAGCTGTTTCGCGACCGCCTCGCCGGGCGGACTCTGCAACCAGGGGACCAGATCCTGGGTCTTGGAAGCGAGCAACTGCTCGAGCGCTTTGCCGAAGAGCCCGACTTCGAGGTCGTCGACACCGGGATCGGGGCTCTCCAAGAGCTCCAGGACGAGCTCTGTGTCCTCGCAGTGTCGGTTTCCTCCGATCTGGTGGGCTCGACCCTGGGCCGGAGCCGGCTGGGGGAGCTCGTAGGCCTCACCGTTCTCGGCATCATCCGCGACGATGAAATGCGGCTCGCAGTTCCCGCGGACGAGATCATCAACGCCGGGGATCGTCTTCTGCTCACAGCCGACGCTGCACAAGTCGACACCCTGGCCGATCTCGGAGGCGTCGAGATTGCCAAAACCGCTCCCGACTCGACCCTCAAGAGCGACACGATGGTAGAGGTGGCGATCGCCCCCCGTTCGCGGGCGGAGGGGCGGACCCTGCGCGATCTCGATTTCCGGAGCCGGTACGGTCTCTTAGCGCTGGCGCTCTGGCGCGGAGGCCGGCCCATCCACGCCGACCTCACCGAAGTCGCTCTGCGATTCGGCGACGCTCTGCTCTTACATGGGCCGCGCGAGAAGATCCGCCTGCTGGCCTCGGAAACGGATTTCCTGGTTCTCTCGCAAGCCGACCAGGCACCCCGGCGCAGCCACAAGGCATCGTTCGCACTGGGCGGCCTGGTGCTCATGATCGGCCTGGTGGCGACGGGCTTTCAGCCGATCCACGTCGCCGCGTTCACCGCGGCGTCGCTCGTGATCCTGGCCGGCGCGCTCACCATGCCGGAGGCCTATCGCGTCATCGAGTGGCGCGCCATCTTTCTGGTTGCCGCGGTGCTGCCGGTCGGATTCGCGATGGAACGTACCGGCGCGGCGAATTTCCTGGCCGACACGGTAGCCGGCACCGCCGGTCCCCTCGGGCCCTACTTCGTGCTGGGAGCGCTCATTGCGCTGGCCAGCCTGCTGAGCCAAGGGCTCGACGGTGCCCCGGCGGTCGTCCTGCTGGCCCCGGTCGTGATCGAGATGGCCGAGCGCCTCGACTTGAGTCCCTACCCGCTGATGATGGGTGTGAGCCTGGCGGCCTCCGCCGCCTTCATGACCCCCTTCAGCCACAAAGCCAACCTCCTGGTCATGGGCGCCGGCGGCTATCGCTCCTCTGACTATCTGAAGGTGGGAACGCCGCTCACGATCTTCCTCTTCATCCTCTTGACGCTGCTGGTGCCGGTGTTCTTTCCCTTCTAG
- a CDS encoding DUF255 domain-containing protein: protein MVEFRRSLYIAVILALVLGPSSGALSPAENPDGAGGETPPGAAPLSAELAARLWSAYEAQEAEYTPRTEHLRADGTPVYVNRLILESSPYLLQHAHNPVDWYPWGPEAFEAARRDGKPIFLSIGYSTCHWCHVMERGSFDDEETARLMNQWFVSIKVDREQRPDVDQVYMTAVQLITGQGGWPMSSLLTSDGKPFFGGTYFPQDSFRELLRKVADAWRDQRPLLVRQAEEVADRVALFSATSGEVVDVGSGVVTEAVRQSLGRHDDSRGGFSPAPKFPHESELLFLLERASRSGDRETLRAVELTLDRMARGGIHDQIGGGFHRYSTDSEWLVPHFEKMLYNQAHLARAYLEAARITGNGFFERVARQSLDYVLRDMTSPAGAFFSATDADSEGREGEFFVWTPRQIREALPAADADLAIRVFGVTDRGNFEGKNILHLPATLSEAAGASEMPLSDLLARLDRIRERLYEAREQRVHPLRDEKIVTAWNAMMITSLARAGDALRDERYLEAARRAAEFLWQNNRRRGGRLWRAHLAGTSSVEASQNDYAYLLEALVTLYDVTGESSYLERAAGIADAMDSHFWDDVGGGFFMSEDDHGGRLPVRPKSLGDGAIPSGNSVAVRALAMLSARTGRLSYRQKAESTVAAFSKSIRRQPTGFAYLLLGVDELLHGAVGALEYGAGGVVRVAASWDAVRSSGASSSYSLAVRLEIADGWHVNSNRPLQDHLVPTRLIATGDGLKLEDIDYPAAEVVTLGFQDEPLSVFQGSFEISAGLETLGTGELGRAGESGGVRVELTLQACDDERCLRPETLALELPVPGRR, encoded by the coding sequence GTGGTTGAGTTCCGGAGGTCTCTATATATCGCGGTGATCCTGGCCTTGGTGCTCGGTCCGAGCAGCGGAGCCCTTTCGCCGGCCGAGAATCCGGATGGAGCGGGAGGGGAGACTCCGCCCGGAGCGGCTCCACTCTCGGCGGAGTTGGCGGCTCGGCTCTGGTCGGCCTACGAAGCCCAGGAAGCCGAGTACACACCGCGAACGGAGCACCTGAGAGCCGACGGCACGCCGGTCTACGTGAACCGGCTCATTCTCGAGAGCTCACCGTACCTCTTGCAGCATGCGCACAATCCGGTCGACTGGTATCCATGGGGGCCGGAGGCATTCGAGGCCGCTCGCAGAGACGGCAAGCCGATTTTTCTCTCGATCGGCTATTCCACCTGCCACTGGTGCCATGTGATGGAGAGAGGGAGCTTCGACGACGAAGAGACCGCGCGCCTGATGAACCAGTGGTTCGTGAGTATCAAAGTCGATCGCGAACAGCGTCCCGACGTCGACCAGGTCTACATGACCGCGGTCCAGCTGATCACGGGGCAGGGCGGTTGGCCGATGTCGAGCCTTCTCACGAGTGACGGCAAGCCGTTCTTCGGCGGCACCTACTTCCCGCAGGACTCGTTCCGAGAGCTGCTCCGGAAGGTCGCCGACGCTTGGCGGGATCAGCGCCCTCTCCTGGTCCGACAGGCCGAAGAGGTCGCCGACCGGGTTGCGCTCTTCAGTGCCACCTCGGGCGAGGTCGTTGACGTGGGAAGTGGGGTCGTGACCGAGGCGGTCAGGCAGAGTCTGGGTCGCCACGACGACAGTAGGGGAGGCTTTTCACCCGCGCCCAAGTTTCCGCACGAATCCGAGCTGCTGTTTTTGCTCGAGCGCGCGTCGCGGTCGGGTGACCGTGAGACGCTTCGCGCCGTCGAGCTCACGCTCGACCGGATGGCGCGAGGTGGAATCCACGATCAGATCGGCGGCGGGTTTCACCGCTACTCGACGGACTCCGAGTGGCTGGTTCCGCACTTCGAGAAGATGCTCTACAACCAGGCCCATCTGGCGCGCGCCTATCTGGAGGCCGCGAGGATCACGGGCAACGGATTCTTCGAACGGGTGGCGCGGCAGTCCCTGGACTACGTGCTGCGCGACATGACGTCTCCCGCGGGGGCCTTCTTCTCGGCGACCGATGCCGACAGTGAGGGTCGGGAAGGCGAGTTCTTCGTCTGGACGCCCCGGCAGATTCGGGAGGCGCTGCCTGCGGCCGACGCCGATCTGGCGATTCGCGTATTCGGCGTCACCGACCGGGGCAACTTCGAGGGCAAGAACATCCTGCACCTGCCGGCGACTCTCTCCGAAGCCGCGGGCGCGAGCGAGATGCCTCTGTCGGATCTGCTGGCTCGCCTAGACCGTATCCGCGAGCGGCTCTATGAGGCACGAGAGCAGCGAGTGCATCCGCTGCGCGACGAGAAGATCGTCACCGCCTGGAACGCGATGATGATCACCAGTCTGGCCCGGGCAGGCGACGCTCTTCGCGACGAGCGCTACCTCGAGGCCGCCCGCCGGGCCGCCGAGTTCCTCTGGCAGAACAACCGGCGCCGAGGGGGACGCTTGTGGCGCGCGCATCTGGCGGGAACCTCCTCGGTGGAGGCGAGCCAAAACGACTACGCTTATCTCCTCGAAGCCCTGGTCACCCTCTACGACGTCACCGGCGAGTCGTCGTACCTGGAACGAGCCGCTGGAATCGCGGACGCCATGGACTCCCACTTTTGGGACGACGTTGGGGGTGGCTTCTTCATGAGCGAGGACGATCATGGCGGGCGGCTTCCGGTCCGGCCGAAGAGCCTGGGTGATGGCGCGATCCCCTCCGGCAACTCTGTGGCGGTGCGGGCTCTCGCAATGCTCTCGGCTCGTACCGGTCGTCTCTCCTACCGGCAGAAGGCGGAAAGTACGGTGGCTGCCTTCTCGAAGTCGATTCGGCGTCAGCCCACGGGCTTTGCCTACCTGCTCCTAGGTGTCGACGAGCTGCTTCACGGGGCCGTCGGTGCGCTCGAGTACGGTGCCGGCGGCGTCGTGCGGGTGGCGGCATCTTGGGATGCCGTCCGGAGTTCCGGCGCCAGCTCTTCGTACAGCCTCGCGGTTCGACTCGAGATCGCCGACGGCTGGCACGTGAACTCGAATCGGCCGTTGCAGGATCATCTGGTCCCGACCCGGTTGATCGCCACCGGCGACGGGCTGAAGCTCGAAGACATCGACTACCCCGCCGCCGAAGTGGTCACGCTGGGATTTCAGGACGAGCCGCTGTCCGTGTTTCAGGGCTCGTTCGAGATCTCGGCCGGTCTGGAGACCCTCGGCACCGGTGAGCTCGGTAGGGCCGGGGAATCCGGCGGGGTTCGGGTAGAGCTCACGCTTCAGGCCTGTGATGATGAGAGGTGTTTGAGGCCCGAAACGCTCG